Proteins encoded in a region of the Shewanella polaris genome:
- a CDS encoding DUF805 domain-containing protein: MSLKAVLCREGRDTGLRLMAILLAAFLLLTVTAIVFSASVINWIVMLAVMPIVGLSAIRRLNDANKPIKLAMICVVPVLIFGILIYFMMPVGILAGVFLFGLACGGYFAFLPAKNSIRYVQGYNGPSIVQSSIFGSVHQRQEPVMKGQIPPVNSESEHSFTSPVLSDNEAVLTDSAVPHSAEVDKHQFKDDLQQLTIIDQDDVHIAHSADSAVESDQSASFTTSSSRSHQPLYVDQNALQSGSITELTKTWLNMAKLHRLKLILIGKIAVAILAVCLVVYLVFALVSAFSDNEAKQSQPTEDTINEQQTSLRQTIKLPDGFWLALDNNILIVRWLGDSGDEHKLWDLATAKGDKTCSHLEFNDGSSYRPITVDLLQDSATEARFTPLDKNAIVNNVALRGSFKLCGYEFSLKGSQATLMQNPQFEMILSQ, from the coding sequence TGCAGAGAAGGCCGTGACACAGGTTTAAGGTTAATGGCAATTTTATTAGCAGCATTTTTGCTATTAACGGTCACTGCGATCGTATTTTCGGCGAGTGTAATTAATTGGATTGTGATGTTGGCGGTCATGCCTATTGTTGGTTTATCTGCTATTCGTCGTTTAAATGACGCCAACAAACCGATTAAGTTGGCGATGATCTGTGTTGTTCCAGTATTGATTTTTGGCATATTGATTTACTTTATGATGCCTGTAGGGATATTAGCTGGGGTGTTTTTATTTGGCCTTGCTTGTGGTGGGTACTTTGCATTTTTACCTGCTAAAAATTCGATTAGGTATGTGCAAGGGTATAATGGACCAAGCATAGTACAATCATCCATTTTCGGTTCGGTACACCAGCGTCAAGAACCCGTAATGAAAGGTCAAATCCCCCCTGTTAATTCTGAGTCGGAACATTCATTTACGTCACCAGTATTGAGTGATAATGAAGCCGTCTTAACTGACTCGGCTGTGCCACATTCTGCAGAGGTTGATAAGCATCAATTCAAAGATGATTTACAGCAACTAACAATAATAGATCAAGATGATGTGCATATAGCTCATTCAGCTGATTCGGCCGTTGAGAGTGACCAATCTGCATCATTCACAACATCATCAAGTCGTAGTCATCAACCTCTGTATGTCGACCAAAATGCGTTACAGTCAGGGTCAATTACTGAGCTTACAAAGACTTGGCTTAATATGGCCAAATTACATCGATTAAAACTGATACTTATCGGTAAAATTGCCGTTGCTATTTTGGCTGTTTGTCTTGTTGTTTATTTAGTTTTCGCTTTAGTCAGTGCTTTTTCTGACAATGAAGCGAAACAAAGTCAACCGACTGAAGATACAATTAATGAGCAGCAAACTAGCTTACGACAAACCATTAAATTGCCAGATGGATTTTGGTTAGCATTAGACAATAATATCCTTATTGTTAGGTGGTTAGGTGATAGTGGTGATGAACATAAGCTGTGGGATTTAGCTACCGCAAAAGGTGATAAAACCTGTAGTCATCTTGAGTTTAATGACGGTAGTAGTTATCGGCCTATAACGGTTGATTTATTACAGGATAGTGCTACTGAAGCCCGATTTACTCCGCTAGATAAAAATGCCATTGTGAATAATGTCGCGCTTAGAGGCAGTTTTAAGTTGTGTGGTTATGAGTTTAGTCTTAAAGGCAGTCAGGCGACGTTAATGCAAAACCCTCAATTTGAAATGATACTAAGCCAATAA
- a CDS encoding phosphotransferase enzyme family protein: protein MINFIRENVLPQFGFSHNFSTVSSLGNGHINQTFLVSDKSKSLVLQRINTQIFTEPKVVIQNAATISQHLLTKRQQQHYPLQVVSPIATVAGELYLDFAEHGFWRAIDYLPHCDTIEVVNTPEQAMLAAEAFGRFAAALSDLSSNDVIDVIPNFLNLPQRMAQLHDAKAADAHNRLIHCKKWVDLCLAQTELLATLVQYETDLPMRICHNDTKINNMLFDKRDGSSLAIIDLDTCMKGYLMYDFGDMVRAFCSPEAEDSTNLANVHARSEIIVAAANAYIQSLKDIITPLEKRSLWLGTKVMPLMLGVRFLTDYVNGDIYFGIKHPNHNLDRGINQLTIYQSLLQQENQLMPLFDL from the coding sequence TTGATTAATTTTATCCGCGAAAATGTACTGCCTCAATTTGGTTTTAGTCACAATTTCAGTACCGTTAGTTCATTGGGCAATGGCCATATTAATCAAACCTTTTTGGTGAGTGATAAATCAAAATCGTTGGTGTTACAGCGCATTAATACCCAAATATTTACAGAACCTAAGGTGGTCATACAAAATGCTGCCACCATAAGCCAACATTTACTGACTAAGCGCCAACAGCAGCATTATCCACTACAAGTAGTTAGCCCAATAGCCACAGTAGCTGGTGAACTTTATTTGGATTTTGCTGAACATGGCTTTTGGCGGGCAATAGATTATTTGCCCCACTGTGACACAATTGAAGTGGTTAATACTCCCGAGCAGGCTATGCTGGCGGCTGAGGCTTTTGGGCGCTTTGCGGCGGCGTTGAGTGATTTATCCTCCAATGATGTTATCGATGTTATTCCCAATTTTTTAAATTTACCTCAACGAATGGCTCAATTACATGATGCAAAGGCCGCTGATGCTCACAATCGACTAATCCATTGTAAAAAATGGGTAGACTTATGTTTAGCGCAAACAGAACTATTGGCCACATTGGTACAGTACGAAACCGATTTGCCTATGCGAATATGCCATAATGATACTAAAATCAATAATATGCTTTTTGATAAACGAGATGGATCAAGTCTGGCCATTATCGATTTAGATACCTGTATGAAAGGCTATTTGATGTATGACTTTGGTGATATGGTTCGCGCCTTTTGCTCTCCCGAGGCTGAAGATTCAACCAACTTGGCCAATGTGCACGCACGATCGGAGATAATTGTCGCGGCTGCTAACGCGTACATTCAGTCTCTTAAAGATATTATTACCCCACTCGAAAAACGCAGTTTATGGCTAGGCACTAAAGTGATGCCATTAATGCTGGGAGTACGATTTTTAACTGATTATGTAAATGGTGATATTTATTTTGGCATAAAGCATCCAAATCATAATTTGGATCGCGGCATTAATCAGTTAACAATTTATCAAAGTCTGTTGCAGCAAGAAAACCAATTAATGCCATTATTCGACTTATAG
- the yjjG gene encoding pyrimidine 5'-nucleotidase: MSHILNKYQWILFDADETLFHFDAFAGLKLMFSRFEVDFNIEDFAAYQQVNKPLWVEYQNGLISASHLQHTRFHHWASKLLVTPQHLNSQFLMAMADICQPLPGARTLIDSLNGKVNLGIITNGFTELQSIRLSRTGFQDTFNPVVISEQLGKAKPDVAIFNHAFSLMGNPEKQQVLMVGDNLHSDILGGINAGIDTCWLNHHDEPLSDDISPSYQVRNLTELHQLLMPK; the protein is encoded by the coding sequence ATGTCACATATACTCAATAAATATCAATGGATTTTATTTGATGCAGATGAAACCTTATTTCATTTCGATGCCTTTGCTGGATTGAAATTAATGTTTTCGCGCTTTGAAGTCGATTTTAATATAGAAGATTTTGCTGCCTATCAGCAGGTCAATAAACCATTATGGGTTGAATATCAAAATGGATTAATTAGTGCTAGCCATCTGCAGCATACTCGTTTTCATCATTGGGCAAGTAAATTGTTAGTCACACCACAACATTTAAATAGCCAATTTCTAATGGCAATGGCCGATATTTGTCAGCCACTACCCGGGGCTAGAACCCTTATTGATTCATTAAATGGCAAGGTTAATCTAGGTATCATTACTAATGGTTTTACCGAATTACAGAGTATCCGTTTGAGCCGCACAGGTTTTCAAGATACCTTTAATCCGGTCGTTATTTCAGAGCAACTTGGTAAAGCAAAACCTGATGTCGCTATTTTTAATCATGCGTTTAGTTTAATGGGCAATCCCGAAAAACAGCAGGTGTTGATGGTCGGTGATAACTTACATTCTGACATTCTAGGTGGTATTAATGCCGGTATCGACACTTGTTGGCTAAATCATCATGACGAGCCGTTGAGTGATGATATCTCCCCAAGTTATCAGGTGCGTAATCTTACTGAACTACATCAGCTATTGATGCCGAAATAA
- a CDS encoding penicillin-binding protein 1A — MKWFKRLLIAFFSLSLLGVGAIVAAYFYVLPSLPDVNSLKTVQLQTPLRIYSRDGKLISQFGEKRRIPVEYEDVPVQLINAVLDTEDARFFEHNGIDPIGIIRAALILVTTGKKSQGASTITQQVARGFFLSNEKTYIRKIKEIFLALKIEKALSKQEILTLYLNRSFLGNRAYGVGAASQVYYGKELSQLTLPEMAMIAGLPQAPSAANPIRNPERAISRRNWVLSRMLEKRNITQAEYQVAINSPLTAKYHGAEIDLYAPYISEMARDYMIQKYGEEAAYTNGYNVYTTISSDLQLMAQESLRDNIFAYDQRHGYRGAVAELWTDTPIHNEDIVAILKRTPSIQGIMPAAVISVKDQQAQVIDEKGKLITLEWKGLKWARKFISDKRQSLPPKLATDILTAGQQVWIRHNGKHWQLSQIPQVSSATVSLAPHDGAIETLVGGFSFSQSQFNRVTQAKRQLGSNIKPFIYAAALEHGYTLATLINNAPINKPDTRQGTAWRPKNSPDIYGGPTRLRIGLAQSINVMSVRAMRHTGLDNTINKLVQFGFDPSDLPRNESLALGSPSVTPLQVATAFNTFANGGYLVEPYFIDRVTDSYDNMIEQTIPAIACSKPEAEEPIAIDDPFAAMAEELTPQMVKPSADNAHETTEVNLMTVEQNICTNPQAHFAKRVISEQTAFLITEALKSVIWGGGDWSKGTGWNGTAWRASKLIKRHDIAGKTGTTNESRDTWFSGFNPTLTATFWVGFDDHGRQLGRSSWMANGEPDQISGAEAGAKTAGPGWNDFMNKALSGTPEASVIPPKGIVSARIDLATGKLTRKTDYTTQFEYFVEGTEPKEYVTETQQNGDIFIDNPAEDLFQ; from the coding sequence GTGAAGTGGTTTAAACGTTTATTGATTGCATTTTTTAGCCTATCACTACTTGGCGTCGGCGCTATCGTTGCGGCTTACTTTTATGTGTTACCAAGTTTGCCGGATGTTAATTCACTAAAGACGGTCCAATTACAAACTCCACTGCGTATATACAGCCGTGACGGTAAGCTTATTTCTCAGTTTGGTGAGAAACGTCGTATTCCAGTAGAATATGAAGATGTGCCTGTTCAGTTAATTAATGCGGTTCTCGATACTGAAGATGCACGATTTTTTGAACATAACGGTATCGATCCAATTGGTATTATCCGTGCAGCACTTATTTTGGTCACGACTGGTAAAAAAAGTCAGGGCGCGAGTACTATTACCCAACAAGTTGCACGAGGTTTTTTCTTATCAAATGAAAAAACTTATATTCGTAAGATCAAAGAGATTTTCCTTGCTCTTAAAATTGAAAAAGCACTTTCCAAACAAGAAATTTTAACCCTTTATTTAAACCGTTCTTTCCTAGGAAATCGCGCTTATGGTGTTGGTGCGGCATCTCAAGTCTACTACGGTAAAGAACTTAGCCAGCTTACACTACCAGAGATGGCAATGATTGCAGGTTTACCACAAGCTCCTTCTGCAGCAAATCCTATTAGAAACCCAGAGCGAGCGATATCTCGTCGCAATTGGGTACTTAGCCGTATGCTTGAGAAACGCAATATTACTCAAGCTGAATACCAAGTCGCTATTAATAGTCCCTTAACCGCCAAATATCATGGTGCCGAAATTGATTTATACGCTCCATATATCTCAGAAATGGCACGAGATTATATGATCCAAAAATACGGCGAAGAAGCAGCCTATACCAACGGTTACAATGTCTACACTACGATATCATCAGACTTACAACTAATGGCTCAGGAGTCTTTAAGAGATAATATTTTTGCTTATGATCAACGCCATGGTTATCGTGGTGCAGTGGCTGAGTTATGGACTGATACACCGATACATAATGAAGATATTGTGGCGATTTTAAAACGCACACCTTCTATACAAGGCATTATGCCCGCGGCAGTCATCAGCGTAAAAGATCAACAAGCACAAGTTATTGATGAAAAAGGCAAACTGATTACGCTTGAATGGAAAGGCTTAAAATGGGCTCGTAAGTTTATCAGCGATAAACGTCAAAGCTTACCACCAAAACTAGCGACTGATATTTTAACTGCTGGTCAGCAAGTGTGGATCCGTCATAACGGCAAGCATTGGCAATTATCTCAAATTCCGCAAGTGTCTAGTGCAACGGTTTCGCTTGCACCCCACGACGGCGCAATTGAAACCTTAGTAGGCGGATTCAGTTTTAGCCAAAGTCAATTTAACCGAGTAACACAAGCTAAACGCCAATTGGGTTCTAATATTAAACCTTTTATTTATGCCGCTGCATTAGAACATGGTTACACATTAGCCACGCTCATTAATAACGCGCCAATTAATAAACCTGACACTCGCCAAGGTACGGCATGGCGTCCTAAAAATTCACCTGATATTTACGGCGGTCCAACACGTTTACGGATAGGTTTGGCTCAGTCAATTAACGTCATGTCTGTTAGAGCGATGCGTCATACTGGCTTAGATAACACTATCAATAAATTAGTGCAATTTGGTTTTGACCCGAGTGATTTACCTCGAAATGAATCGTTAGCATTAGGTTCTCCTTCGGTCACACCATTACAAGTTGCTACAGCATTTAATACTTTTGCTAATGGTGGTTATCTCGTTGAACCGTATTTTATTGATCGTGTAACTGACTCATACGACAACATGATTGAACAAACTATTCCTGCCATTGCCTGTAGTAAACCTGAGGCTGAAGAACCCATTGCTATTGATGACCCATTCGCGGCAATGGCTGAAGAATTAACGCCGCAAATGGTAAAACCATCAGCGGACAATGCACATGAAACAACCGAAGTTAATTTAATGACCGTTGAACAAAATATTTGCACTAATCCGCAAGCGCATTTTGCTAAACGAGTCATTTCTGAACAGACTGCATTTTTAATCACAGAAGCACTAAAGAGCGTAATTTGGGGTGGCGGCGACTGGAGCAAAGGCACTGGTTGGAATGGTACTGCTTGGCGTGCATCTAAATTAATTAAACGTCATGATATTGCGGGTAAAACAGGAACGACTAACGAATCTCGAGATACTTGGTTCAGTGGTTTTAACCCAACACTTACGGCAACTTTCTGGGTTGGTTTTGATGATCATGGTCGTCAGCTAGGTCGCTCTAGTTGGATGGCTAATGGCGAACCAGATCAAATATCGGGTGCAGAAGCCGGAGCAAAAACAGCAGGACCTGGTTGGAATGACTTTATGAACAAAGCCCTTTCTGGTACCCCTGAAGCTTCAGTCATTCCCCCTAAAGGGATTGTGTCAGCACGTATTGATTTAGCTACGGGTAAATTAACACGTAAAACAGACTACACTACTCAGTTTGAATACTTTGTAGAGGGTACTGAACCTAAAGAATACGTTACCGAAACTCAACAAAATGGTGATATCTTTATTGATAATCCAGCTGAAGATTTATTTCAGTAA
- a CDS encoding pilus assembly protein PilM produces MLSKLWKRQAPQMVGIDIGSHEIKAILLSKTADGYKIQNYAAVPVRKGAVVDHDIRDTEAVLESLRQVRRGLPKSLKFAAVAVSGSAVMTKVIYMDASLSEEEMEAQIEIEADNLIPYSIDEVSIDFERLSPNITDPTKVDVLLSACRTENIDSRLDSLDAVELDVKVVDVEAYALGRSAELIYGQLPEDATQKSIAMVDIGANMTTFSVVEHGDTTFIREQAFGGELFTQSISSFYGMPNDEAENAKITGQLPRNYMFEVLSPFQMQLLQQIKRTLQIYCTASGREKVDYIVLCGGTAKLEGLVELLSNELGTHTIIADPFQGCLHASDLIKSQLQPTISKYMVACGLALRSYAQWRI; encoded by the coding sequence ATGCTTTCAAAATTATGGAAGCGTCAAGCACCTCAAATGGTCGGGATTGATATTGGGTCTCATGAAATTAAAGCCATATTGTTGAGCAAGACGGCGGATGGATATAAAATTCAGAATTATGCGGCAGTGCCTGTAAGAAAGGGCGCTGTAGTCGATCATGATATTCGTGACACTGAAGCTGTCCTTGAATCATTAAGGCAGGTTAGGCGCGGCTTACCTAAATCTCTTAAATTCGCAGCGGTCGCTGTTTCCGGTTCTGCCGTTATGACGAAAGTCATTTATATGGATGCATCGTTAAGTGAAGAAGAGATGGAGGCGCAAATTGAAATTGAAGCTGACAACCTCATTCCTTATTCAATTGATGAAGTAAGTATTGATTTTGAAAGGCTCAGTCCAAACATAACCGACCCAACAAAAGTCGATGTGTTACTCAGTGCCTGCCGTACCGAAAATATCGATTCACGGCTTGATTCATTGGATGCAGTCGAATTAGACGTCAAAGTAGTTGATGTAGAGGCTTATGCATTAGGGCGCTCAGCAGAATTAATTTATGGTCAGTTACCTGAAGATGCCACTCAAAAATCAATCGCCATGGTTGATATTGGTGCCAATATGACTACCTTTTCTGTAGTCGAACACGGTGATACTACCTTCATACGTGAGCAAGCTTTTGGTGGTGAGTTGTTTACTCAATCAATTTCATCCTTTTATGGTATGCCTAATGATGAGGCTGAAAACGCTAAAATAACTGGCCAATTACCTCGCAATTATATGTTTGAAGTATTATCACCATTTCAGATGCAGTTGCTACAACAAATTAAACGAACACTACAGATATACTGTACCGCCAGTGGGCGAGAGAAAGTTGATTATATTGTATTATGCGGTGGCACAGCTAAGTTAGAGGGATTGGTTGAGCTACTCAGCAACGAATTGGGTACGCATACGATTATTGCGGATCCTTTCCAAGGTTGTTTACATGCTAGTGATTTAATAAAAAGTCAGCTTCAACCTACTATAAGTAAATATATGGTGGCATGTGGCCTTGCGCTAAGGAGTTATGCTCAATGGCGAATATAA
- a CDS encoding PilN domain-containing protein, whose translation MANINLLPWREEAREKQKRDFIGILSLVFLVTSLVVYLFLGFLEVVTDDQRQRNAYLESEISLLNTQIAEIKKITERKKDIERRTEIILNLQQSRNLPTHVLDELVRVVPPGIYLSSIEKKGSVLLIEGRSESNNNVANMMRKVKTSVYLNDPSMQSIVTQNEELRQLQRFKLRITIRDDSQLMNVDSGQGERK comes from the coding sequence ATGGCGAATATAAACTTATTACCTTGGCGTGAAGAAGCTAGAGAAAAACAAAAACGCGACTTTATCGGTATTCTCTCGTTAGTGTTTTTAGTCACGTCACTTGTAGTCTATTTATTTTTGGGTTTTTTAGAAGTTGTTACAGACGATCAGCGTCAACGCAATGCCTATTTAGAATCTGAAATTAGCTTGCTCAATACTCAAATAGCAGAAATTAAAAAAATTACCGAGCGTAAAAAAGACATTGAACGTCGTACGGAAATTATTCTTAATCTGCAACAGTCACGTAATTTACCGACTCATGTTTTAGATGAATTAGTTCGAGTAGTACCACCTGGCATTTATCTCTCAAGCATAGAGAAAAAGGGTAGTGTGTTATTAATTGAAGGACGAAGTGAATCAAATAACAATGTCGCTAATATGATGAGAAAAGTTAAAACCTCTGTTTATCTTAATGATCCTAGTATGCAATCTATCGTGACCCAAAACGAAGAGCTAAGGCAATTGCAACGGTTTAAATTACGAATTACTATTCGTGATGATTCGCAATTAATGAATGTTGACTCGGGCCAAGGAGAGAGAAAATGA
- a CDS encoding type 4a pilus biogenesis protein PilO, translated as MNLDLEQFNDIDFDNIGGWPKLVKIVFAAFLSLCVIGASYYLFISDSLDQMEAEQQKEIQLREDFETKYRLAVNLKLYREQLAEMEIQFAELLKMLPSENEMPGLLDDLTFVATDAGLRINSLDWDNEIERDFYIEFPIKMSVEGNYHQMGHMVSGVAKLPRIVSLHDFIIKQNDTGGLSMDILAKTYRFKEGAELTPPAKKGQK; from the coding sequence ATGAATCTCGACTTAGAGCAATTTAACGATATTGATTTTGACAATATTGGTGGTTGGCCCAAGTTGGTGAAAATTGTTTTCGCCGCTTTTTTGTCTCTGTGTGTTATTGGTGCCAGTTATTATTTATTTATTTCAGATTCGCTCGACCAAATGGAAGCTGAACAGCAAAAAGAAATTCAACTGCGTGAAGATTTTGAAACTAAATATCGTTTAGCGGTAAACCTTAAATTATATCGTGAACAATTAGCCGAAATGGAAATACAATTTGCTGAATTACTTAAAATGCTACCGTCTGAAAATGAAATGCCAGGGTTGTTAGATGATTTAACCTTTGTAGCGACTGATGCAGGTCTCAGAATTAACAGTCTAGATTGGGATAATGAAATCGAACGTGACTTTTATATTGAATTTCCAATAAAAATGTCTGTAGAAGGTAATTACCATCAAATGGGGCATATGGTTAGTGGTGTTGCAAAGTTACCTCGTATTGTGAGTTTGCACGACTTTATTATAAAGCAAAATGATACCGGTGGATTATCCATGGATATTCTTGCTAAAACGTATCGTTTTAAAGAAGGGGCTGAATTAACACCACCGGCTAAGAAGGGGCAGAAATAA